A single genomic interval of Antechinus flavipes isolate AdamAnt ecotype Samford, QLD, Australia chromosome 1, AdamAnt_v2, whole genome shotgun sequence harbors:
- the FZD10 gene encoding frizzled-10 translates to MSLLGSRLWVVLQVVGACTAISSMDIDRPGEGKCQPIEIPMCKDIGYNMTRMPNLMGHENQREAAIQLHEFAPLVEYGCHGHLRFFLCSLYAPMCTEQVSTPIPACRVMCEQARLKCSPIMEQFNFKWPDSLDCSKLPNKNDPNYLCMEAPNNGSDEPARGSSMFPPLFRPQRPPSPPEQQHPKDGLGRSGCSNPGKFHHVEKSSSCAPLCTPGVDVYWSRADKQFAVVWLAIWSVLCFFSSAFTVLTFFIDPPRFRYPERPIIFLSMCYCVYSVGYLIRLFAGAESIACDRDSGQLYVIQEGLESTGCTIVFLVLYYFGMASSLWWVILTLTWFLAAGKKWGHEAIEANSSYFHLAAWAIPAVKTIMILVMRRVAGDELTGVCYVGSMDVNALTGFVLVPLACYLIIGTSFILSGFVALFHIRRVMKTGGENTDKLEKLMVRIGVFSVLYTVPATCVIACYFYERLNMDYWKVLAAQHKCRVNNQTKAPDCLMSSSIPAVEIFMVKMFMLLVVGITSGVWIWTSKTLQSWQNVCSRSLKKRSRRKPTTVITAGGIYKKAQHPQKGHHGKYEAATQSPTCV, encoded by the coding sequence ATGAGCCTCCTGGGTTCCCGCCTCTGGGTTGTGCTGCAGGTGGTGGGGGCGTGCACGGCCATCAGCTCCATGGACATCGACCGGCCGGGAGAGGGCAAGTGCCAGCCCATCGAGATCCCCATGTGCAAAGACATCGGCTACAACATGACCCGCATGCCCAACCTCATGGGCCACGAGAACCAGCGGGAGGCGGCCATCCAGCTACACGAGTTCGCCCCGTTGGTGGAGTACGGCTGCCACGGCCACCTCCGCTTCTTCCTGTGCTCCCTCTATGCGCCCATGTGCACCGAGCAAGTCTCCACCCCCATCCCCGCCTGCCGGGTCATGTGCGAGCAGGCCCGGCTCAAGTGCTCCCCCATTATGGAGCAGTTCAACTTCAAGTGGCCCGACTCGTTGGACTGCAGCAAGCTACCCAATAAGAACGATCCCAATTATCTGTGCATGGAGGCCCCCAACAACGGCTCCGATGAGCCGGCCCGGGGCTCCAGCATGTTCCCGCCGCTCTTTCGGCCCCAGCGGCCCCCCAGTCCCCCGGAGCAGCAGCACCCAAAGGACGGCCTGGGCCGCTCGGGCTGCAGCAATCCGGGCAAGTTCCACCACGTGGAGAAGAGCTCGTCCTGCGCGCCTCTCTGCACGCCCGGAGTGGACGTGTACTGGAGCCGGGCGGACAAGCAGTTCGCCGTGGTGTGGTTAGCCATCTGGTCGGTGCTCTGCTTTTTCTCCAGCGCCTTCACGGTGCTCACCTTCTTCATCGACCCTCCTCGCTTCAGGTACCCCGAGCGCCCCATCATCTTCCTCTCTATGTGCTACTGCGTCTACTCCGTGGGCTACCTCATCCGCCTCTTTGCCGGGGCGGAGAGCATCGCCTGCGACAGGGACAGCGGCCAGCTTTACGTCATCCAGGAAGGGTTGGAGAGTACCGGCTGCACCATCGTGTTCTTGGTCCTCTATTACTTTGGCATGGCCAGCTCACTCTGGTGGGTCATCCTCACTCTTACCTGGTTCCTGGCCGCGGGGAAGAAGTGGGGCCACGAGGCCATCGAGGCGAACAGCAGCTACTTCCACCTTGCAGCCTGGGCTATCCCTGCGGTCAAGACCATCATGATCCTGGTGATGAGGAGGGTGGCCGGAGACGAGCTGACGGGCGTGTGCTACGTGGGCAGCATGGACGTGAACGCCCTCACCGGCTTTGTCCTGGTCCCCTTGGCCTGTTACCTCATCATCGGCACCTCCTTCATCCTCTCGGGCTTCGTGGCCCTTTTCCACATCCGAAGGGTGATGAAGACGGGGGGTGAGAACACAGACAAACTGGAGAAACTCATGGTCCGCATCGGGGTTTTCTCCGTGCTGTACACGGTCCCGGCCACCTGCGTGATCGCCTGCTATTTCTATGAGCGCCTCAACATGGATTACTGGAAGGTGCTGGCAGCCCAGCACAAATGCAGGGTCAACAATCAAACTAAAGCCCCGGACTGCTTGATGAGCAGCTCGATTCCTGCCGTGGAGATCTTCATGGTCAAAATGTTCATGCTGCTGGTGGTGGGCATCACCAGCGGAGTGTGGATCTGGACTTCCAAGACGCTGCAGTCTTGGCAAAACGTGTGCAGCCGGAGCCTGAAGAAAAGGAGCCGGAGGAAACCTACCACCGTCATCACAGCCGGTGGAATCTACAAAAAAGCCCAGCACCCCCAGAAAGGTCATCACGGGAAGTACGAAGCAGCCACACAATCGCCCACCTGCGTGTGA